A region of Anopheles merus strain MAF chromosome 2R, AmerM5.1, whole genome shotgun sequence DNA encodes the following proteins:
- the LOC121589210 gene encoding 60S ribosomal protein L32, translating to MAVRPAYKPKIVKKRTKKFIRHQSDRYDKLAPNWRRPKGIDNRVRRRFKGQYLMPNIGYGSKKSTRHMLPTGFKKFLVHNVRELEVLMMQNRVYCAEIAHAVSSKKRKAIVERAKQLAIAVTNPNARLRAQEME from the exons ATGGCCGTGCGACCAGCGTATAAGCCGAAGATTgtgaagaagcggacgaagaAGTTCATCCGCCACCAGTCGGATCGCTATGATAAACTCGCT CCCAACTGGCGCCGGCCGAAAGGTATTGACAATCGGGTGCGCCGTCGCTTCAAGGGACAGTACCTGATGCCGAACATCGGTTACGGTTCGAAGAAGTCCACCCGCCATATGCTGCCGACCGGATTCAAGAAGTTCCTGGTCCACAACGTCCGCGAGCTGGAGGTGCTGATGATGCAGAACCGTGTGTACTGTGCCGAGATCGCGCACGCCGTGTCGTCCAAGAAGCGCAAGGCTATCGTCGAGCGTGCCAAGCAGCTCGCCATTGCCGTGACGAACCCGAACGCCCGGCTGCGCGCCCAGGAGATGGAGTAA
- the LOC121589209 gene encoding DNA-directed RNA polymerase II subunit RPB7 has product MFYHISLEHEILLHPRYFGPQLIETVKQKLYTEVEGTCTGKYGFVIAVTTIDDIGSGTIQPGQGFVVYPVKYKAIVFRPFKGEVLDATVKQVNKVGMFAEIGPLSCFISHHSIPADMQFCPNGAPPCYRAINGESVIAAEDKIRLKIVGTRVDATGIFAIGTLMDDYLGLVGS; this is encoded by the exons ATGTTTTATCAC ATATCCTTGGAGCATGAAATCCTGCTGCACCCACGGTACTTCGGGCCGCAGCTAATCGAAACGGTCAAGCAAAAGCTGTACACCGAGGTCGAGGGTACGTGTACCGGCAAGTACGGGTTTGTGATTGCCGTCACGACCATCGACGATATCGGATCCGGCACGATACAGCCGGGCCAGGGCTTTGTGGTGTACCCGGTCAAGTACAAGGCGATCGTGTTCCGGCCGTTCAAGGGGGAGGTGCTGGATGCGACCGTCAAGCAGGTGAACAAGGTGGGCATGTTTGCGGAGATTGGCCCACTGTCCTGCTTCATCTCGCACCACTCGATTCCGGCCGACATGCAGTTCTGCCCGAACGGGGCCCCGCCGTGCTATCGGGCGATAAATGGCGAGAGCGTGATTGCGGCCGAGGACAAGATACGGCTCAAGATCGTCGGAACGCGTGTCGATGCCACCGGTATT TTTGCGATCGGAACGTTGATGGACGATTATCTCGGACTGGTGGGCAGTTAA
- the LOC121589208 gene encoding small G protein signaling modulator 3 homolog has protein sequence MSFFGSRDHEGYVGREEHMRKLETANSEDDTDMVELALGGLHIAEGVRPTAGGPFSALTPSMWPQDILAKLGQPDPDEPPNHQPDYRFDEFGFRVEEEDGPEQSSNKLLSIPFIEDPAQRLQWIAHLEFSHNKEATELTWESVDVVLPRTEKLRSMVRAGIPHSLRPQMWMRLSGALQKKLKSETSYQDIVKASSNDQLMTSKQIEKDLLRIMPTNACFSSLNGTGVPRLRRILRGIAWLYPDIGYCQGTGVIAASLLLLLEEEDAFWMMATIVEDLLPASYYSSTLLGIQADQRVMQTLIGNYLSAVDDTLKSHDIELSLITLHWFLTLFASVVHMKILLRIWDWFFYDGSIVLFQLTLGLLKIKEPSVKNLENSAQIFNSLSDLPGDIDDVEHLFAVSLEVGGSLSPMVIETHRRRHLAYLMADQGGLVGNPEAAANLPKQQLARRQMKKSKSMLQTILFGSGAEGEDELKCKNIRTTEQLVDLREAILKVARHFLAIEPKLAAHIKLVADYGMDSHAKDHENYINVSRTRSRRAKALHDFERHDDDELGFRKNDIITIVSQKDEHCWVGELNGLRGWFPAKFVELLDERSKQYSCAGDDAISETVTDLVRGTLAPTIKQVLEHGMKRPSFLGGPCHPWLFIEEAATREVEKDFESVYSRLVLCKTYRLDEDGKVLTPEELLYRCVQSVNQSHDAAHAQMDVKLRSLICLGLNEQVLHLWLEALCSCTEIVQKWYQPWSFVYSPGWVQIKCELRLLSQFAFNLNPNWELPAKREAVQSQPLKDGVRDMLVKHHLFSWDL, from the exons ATGTCGTTTTTCGGTTCACGCGACCATGAAGGCTACGTTGGCAGAGAGGAACATATG CGAAAGCTCGAGACGGCCAACTCGGAAGACGACACCGATATGGTGGAACTGGCCCTCGGAGGACTTCACATCGCGGAAGGCGTTCGCCCTACCGCGGGTGGTCCATTTTCCGCCCTCACGCCGTCGATGTGGCCGCAGGACATACTGGCGAAGCTGGGCCAACCGGATCCGGACGAACCGCCGAACCACCAGCCCGACTATCGGTTCGACGAGTTCGGGTTCCGGGTGGAGGAAGAGGACGGTCCGGAGCAGAGTTCCAACAAGCTGCTAAGCATACCGTTCATCGAAGATCCGGCCCAGCGGCTGCAGTGGATTGCCCATCTGGAGTTTTCGCACAACAAGGAAGCGACCGAGCTGACGTGGGAAAGCGTTGACGTGGTACTGCCCCGCACGGAAAAGCTCCGCTCGATGGTGCGCGCCGGCATTCCGCACTCGCTGCGCCCCCAGATGTGGATGCGGCTGTCCGGGGCGCTGCAGAAGAAGCTCAAGTCCGAAACGAGCTACCAGGACATCGTGAAAGCCTCCTCGAACGATCAGCTCATGACGTCGAAGCAGATCGAGAAGGATCTGCTGCGCATCATGCCCACGAACGCGTGCTTCAGCTCGCTCAACGGGACCGGTGTGCCGCGGTTGCGCCGCATTCTGCGCGGGATCGCCTGGCTGTATCCGGACATCGGTTACTGCCAGGGGACGGGCGTCATTGCCgcctcgctgctgctgctgctcgaggaAGAGGATGCCTTCTGGATGATGGCCACGATCGTGGAAGACCTGCTGCCCGCGTCCTACTACTCCTCCACGCTGCTCGGCATCCAGGCCGACCAGCGCGTCATGCAGACGCTGATCGGGAACTATCTGTCGGCGGTGGACGACACGCTGAAAAGCCACGACATCGAGCTGTCGCTCATTACGCTGCACTGGTTTTTGACGCTGTTCGCGAGCGTCGTGCACATGAAGATACTGCTGCGCATCTGGGACTGGTTCTTCTACGACGGCTCGATCGTGCTGTTCCAGCTGACGCTGGGTCTGCTCAAGATCAAAGAACCGAGCGTGAAAAATTTGGAAAATTCGGCCCAAATCTTCAACTCGCTGTCCGATCTGCCGGGCGACATCGACGACGTGGAGCATCTGTTTGCGGTGTCGCTCGAGGTCGGTGGCTCGCTGTCGCCGATGGTGATTGAAACGCACCGCCGGCGCCATCTCGCCTACCTGATGGCGGACCAGGGTGGGCTGGTGGGCAATCCGGAGGCGGCAGCTAACCTGCCCAAGCAGCAGCTCGCCCGCCGCCAGATGAAAAAGTCCAAATCCATGCTGCAGACGATCCTGTTCGGCAGCGGGGCCGAAGGCGAGGACGAGCTGAAGTGCAAAAACATACGCACGACCGAGCAGCTGGTGGATTTGCGCGAAGCGATCCTGAAGGTGGCCCGCCATTTTCTCGCCATCGAGCCGAAGCTGGCGGCACACATCAAGCTCGTCGCGGACTACGGCATGGACAGCCACGCGAAGGACCACGAGAACTACATCAACGTGTCGCGGACGCGCAGCCGGCGGGCGAAGGCGCTGCACGACTTCGAGcggcacgacgacgacgagctggGCTTCCGGAAGAACGACATCATCACGATCGTGAGCCAGAAGGACGAGCACTGCTGGGTGGGTGAGCTGAACGGGCTGCGCGGCTGGTTTCCGGCCAAGTTCGTGGAGCTGCTGGACGAGCGGAGCAAGCAGTACAGCTGCGCCGGGGACGACGCAATCTCGGAGACGGTGACGGATCTGGTGCGCGGTACGCTGGCCCCCACGATCAAGCAGGTGCTGGAGCATGGCATGAAGCGGCCCTCGTTTCTCGGCGGCCCGTGCCACCCGTGGCTGTTCATCGAGGAGGCGGCGACGCGCGAGGTCGAGAAGGACTTTGAGTCGGTGTACTCGCGCCTGGTGCTGTGCAAAACGTACCGGCTGGATGAGGACGGGAAGGTGCTGACGCCCGAGGAGCTGCTGTACCGCTGCGTGCAGTCGGTCAACCAGAGCCACGATGCGGCCCACGCACAGATGGACGTGAAGCTGCGGTCGCTGATCTGTCTCGGGCTGAACGAGCAGGTACTGCACCTGTGGCTGGAGGCGCTCTGCAGCTGCACCGAGATCGTGCAGAAGTGGTACCAGCCGTGGAGCTTCGTCTACTCGCCCGGCTGGGTGCAGATCAAGTGCGAGCTGCGGCTGCTGTCGCAGTTTGCCTTCAACCTGAACCCGAACTGGGAGCTGCCGGCGAAGCGGGAAGCCGTCCAAAGCCAACCGCTCAAGGACGGTGTGCGCGATATGCTGGTGAAGCATCATCTCTTCTCGTGGGATCTCTAA